The following coding sequences lie in one Brevibacterium marinum genomic window:
- the cls gene encoding cardiolipin synthase yields the protein MDLSVVTSVLGATWIVLEYVVKIIAVGVVPEDRRPSSSSAWLLLILFVPIVGIPLFLMLGSPYINRRRARIQAQADELMHEGADDLPDVPPSLQTSQNFVSIAQLGRRLTALPMVTGNSHGVISDYETSIARMAALVDEARDYAHVEIYIMAWDSTTDVFFRALERAAARGVKVKVLFDHIGSRKYPGFHRLGKRLTTVGIDWHLMLPFVPWRGKLRRIDLRNHRKLLVVDGKKAMMGSQNMIDSSYLKQANVRVGRAWHDIMVELSGPIVAAVEAVFATDWYTECGESLGIRSYDRDAYELEVGGETSAMQLVPSGPGFTTEPNLKVFISLMYLAQTRLAVVSPYFVPDESLLAAVVTAAERGVSVELYVSERADQFMVDLAQSSYYRSLLEVGVRIFLYPKPQVLHTKCLLVDDEYAVMGSSNLDMRSFGLNYEISLLTTGGDLVDDIAEVVAGYQRTSRELFLEEWEKRRYIRRYLESVMRLTSALQ from the coding sequence GTGGATCTCAGCGTCGTGACGTCCGTCCTGGGAGCGACCTGGATCGTGCTCGAATACGTGGTGAAGATCATCGCGGTCGGCGTCGTCCCGGAGGATCGCAGGCCTTCGTCGTCCTCGGCCTGGCTGCTGCTCATCCTGTTCGTGCCGATCGTGGGGATCCCGCTGTTCCTCATGCTCGGCAGCCCCTACATCAACCGGCGCCGTGCCCGCATCCAGGCGCAGGCCGATGAGCTCATGCACGAAGGAGCCGACGATCTGCCCGATGTGCCCCCATCGCTGCAGACCTCCCAGAACTTCGTGTCGATCGCTCAGCTCGGCCGCCGACTCACCGCCCTGCCCATGGTCACCGGCAACAGCCACGGCGTCATCTCCGACTACGAGACCAGCATCGCGCGGATGGCTGCCCTCGTCGACGAGGCCCGCGACTACGCGCATGTCGAGATCTACATCATGGCCTGGGACTCCACAACCGACGTCTTCTTCCGAGCCCTCGAACGCGCCGCGGCACGAGGAGTGAAGGTCAAAGTCCTCTTCGACCACATCGGCTCCCGGAAGTATCCGGGATTCCACCGCCTGGGCAAGCGCCTGACGACGGTCGGCATCGATTGGCATCTCATGCTTCCCTTCGTCCCCTGGCGCGGGAAACTGCGCCGCATCGACCTACGCAACCATCGCAAGCTGCTCGTCGTCGACGGGAAGAAGGCGATGATGGGGTCGCAGAACATGATCGACTCCTCGTATCTGAAACAGGCGAATGTGAGGGTCGGACGGGCCTGGCACGACATCATGGTCGAGCTCTCCGGCCCCATCGTCGCCGCGGTCGAGGCGGTGTTCGCCACCGATTGGTACACCGAGTGCGGAGAATCGCTGGGGATCAGATCCTATGACCGCGATGCGTACGAACTCGAAGTGGGAGGGGAGACGAGCGCGATGCAGCTCGTCCCATCCGGACCCGGCTTCACGACTGAGCCGAACCTCAAGGTCTTCATCTCGCTGATGTACCTGGCCCAGACCCGTCTGGCGGTCGTCAGCCCGTACTTCGTGCCCGACGAATCGCTGCTGGCCGCCGTCGTCACCGCCGCCGAGCGCGGGGTGAGCGTCGAACTCTACGTGAGCGAGCGGGCCGACCAGTTCATGGTCGATCTCGCCCAGTCGTCCTACTACCGCTCACTGCTGGAAGTCGGAGTGCGCATCTTCCTCTATCCGAAGCCGCAGGTGCTGCACACGAAGTGCCTGCTCGTCGACGATGAGTACGCGGTGATGGGATCGTCGAACCTGGATATGCGCTCCTTCGGCCTCAATTACGAGATCAGCCTGTTGACGACCGGGGGAGACCTCGTCGACGACATCGCCGAGGTGGTCGCCGGCTACCAGCGCACCAGCCGTGAGCTGTTCCTCGAGGAGTGGGAGAAGCGGCGCTACATCCGGCGCTACCTGGAATCGGTCATGAGGCTGACCTCGGCCCTGCAGTAG
- a CDS encoding HAD-IIA family hydrolase — protein sequence MDRDSIECWLTDMDGVLVKENSPLPGAAELLAQWRQADIPFLVLTNNSIYTARDLSARLRSNGLEVPETHIWTSAMATADFLSNQVDHGTAYVVGEAGLTTAIHEAGFVMTETDPDFVVVGETHSYSFEAITKAIRLIQGGSRFIVTNPDATGPSPEGILPATGAIAALITKATNREPYVVGKPNPMMFRSALNRIGAHSMSTAMIGDRMDTDIIAGMEAGMHTVLVLSGISTAEDVRRFPFRPNEIVGGVHELLDVPLDQREELGPDVTGSA from the coding sequence ATGGATCGCGATTCGATCGAATGCTGGTTGACCGATATGGACGGAGTCCTGGTCAAGGAGAACAGTCCCCTGCCTGGTGCGGCCGAGCTCCTGGCACAGTGGCGACAGGCTGACATTCCGTTCCTCGTGCTGACGAACAACTCGATCTACACCGCCCGTGACCTCTCGGCCCGGCTGCGTTCGAACGGGCTCGAGGTCCCCGAGACCCACATCTGGACGTCTGCCATGGCCACCGCCGACTTCCTGTCCAATCAGGTTGACCACGGCACCGCCTACGTCGTCGGCGAAGCGGGGCTGACCACGGCCATCCACGAGGCCGGATTCGTTATGACTGAGACCGACCCGGACTTCGTCGTGGTCGGGGAGACCCATTCCTACTCCTTCGAAGCCATCACGAAGGCGATCCGCCTCATCCAGGGCGGTTCCCGCTTCATTGTGACCAACCCCGATGCCACGGGCCCCAGCCCCGAGGGCATCCTGCCGGCGACCGGTGCCATCGCCGCTCTGATCACGAAGGCCACGAACCGTGAGCCCTATGTGGTGGGCAAGCCGAATCCGATGATGTTCCGCTCCGCACTCAACAGGATCGGCGCTCACTCGATGAGCACAGCGATGATCGGCGACCGTATGGACACCGACATCATCGCCGGGATGGAGGCGGGCATGCACACGGTGCTCGTTCTCTCGGGGATCTCCACCGCCGAGGATGTGCGCCGTTTCCCCTTCCGTCCCAATGAGATCGTGGGCGGGGTTCACGAACTCCTCGACGTCCCGCTCGATCAGCGAGAGGAGCTGGGGCCCGACGTCACCGGCTCCGCCTGA
- a CDS encoding purine-cytosine permease family protein, which yields MGPSVSGGRRRLQRTALDEAGSTSDLPLLKKDRIWSFWDFSAANIGLAIATWAFLQGGAVAYYVGAKEAVASIVIGYGISIVFVALAPCIPAVRYGIEQFVSLRSSFGTAGGRAIMLVLSALLAAAWAAVLAIMCGHAFANVSNELFGTDLESDGLVVKLLGLVAVVLSWLILMRGPKSIETVNKVVSPGLVVVTLVMLVLIFTQVGWSDLVAMGPLAEDFDEHMAFMIAIELNVAGGLAWWPNVGNLARLTRSARAGYWPNMIGLFLASVIAAIVGAFSALALGSDDPTQWMIPLGGFVLGGLALVFVGFANITSIVAQGYAALVAVRGGTGNLGRRLPWPVLGGLILVPAIVLVFFPDITYNNYGRFVSWGAIVLGPLCAIQFVDFFILRGQHLDIRAMYDNRPGSPYHFTAGVNLVAFCAMAAGALVYALLLDPIDYIPTEAFRWLTASIPSMLVSGIVYWVLTKTVSISRGKGGFGRMEPQLAKPD from the coding sequence ATGGGCCCTTCTGTGAGCGGCGGCCGTCGACGACTCCAACGCACAGCGCTCGATGAAGCGGGGTCGACCAGCGACCTCCCGCTGCTGAAGAAGGACCGGATCTGGAGTTTCTGGGACTTCTCGGCGGCGAACATCGGACTCGCCATCGCCACCTGGGCATTCCTCCAAGGCGGCGCGGTCGCCTATTATGTCGGTGCCAAGGAGGCCGTGGCCAGCATCGTCATCGGCTACGGAATCAGCATCGTCTTCGTCGCCCTGGCGCCCTGCATCCCGGCGGTCCGCTACGGCATCGAACAGTTCGTCTCGCTGAGATCGTCATTCGGCACCGCAGGCGGTCGCGCCATCATGCTCGTGCTCTCGGCGCTGCTCGCCGCCGCGTGGGCCGCGGTGCTCGCCATCATGTGCGGTCACGCGTTCGCCAACGTCAGCAATGAGCTCTTCGGCACCGACTTGGAATCCGACGGCCTCGTCGTCAAGCTGCTGGGGCTGGTCGCAGTGGTGCTCTCCTGGCTCATCCTCATGCGCGGCCCGAAGTCCATCGAAACCGTCAACAAGGTCGTCTCCCCCGGACTCGTCGTGGTCACACTCGTCATGCTCGTCCTGATCTTCACCCAGGTCGGATGGTCCGATCTCGTCGCAATGGGGCCGCTGGCAGAGGACTTCGACGAGCACATGGCGTTCATGATCGCCATCGAACTCAATGTCGCCGGCGGCCTCGCCTGGTGGCCCAACGTCGGCAATCTGGCCCGACTGACCAGAAGCGCACGCGCCGGCTACTGGCCGAACATGATCGGGCTCTTCCTCGCCTCGGTGATCGCCGCGATCGTCGGGGCGTTCTCGGCTCTCGCGCTGGGCTCCGACGACCCCACGCAATGGATGATTCCCCTCGGCGGTTTCGTCCTCGGCGGCCTCGCGCTGGTCTTCGTCGGCTTCGCCAACATCACCTCGATCGTCGCCCAGGGCTACGCAGCCCTCGTGGCTGTACGCGGCGGCACCGGCAATCTCGGACGCAGGCTGCCCTGGCCCGTGCTCGGCGGGCTCATTCTCGTCCCGGCCATCGTGCTCGTGTTCTTCCCCGACATCACATACAACAACTACGGTCGCTTCGTCTCGTGGGGCGCGATCGTGCTGGGCCCGCTGTGCGCGATCCAGTTCGTCGACTTCTTCATCCTGCGCGGCCAGCACCTCGACATCCGGGCGATGTACGACAACCGTCCTGGGTCTCCCTATCACTTCACTGCGGGGGTCAACCTCGTCGCGTTCTGCGCCATGGCCGCCGGTGCGCTCGTCTACGCTTTGCTGCTCGACCCGATCGACTACATCCCCACGGAGGCGTTCCGCTGGCTGACTGCCTCGATCCCATCGATGCTGGTCTCCGGAATCGTCTACTGGGTGCTGACCAAGACGGTGTCCATCTCCCGGGGCAAGGGCGGTTTCGGACGGATGGAGCCGCAGCTCGCGAAACCCGACTAG
- a CDS encoding acetyl-CoA carboxylase biotin carboxylase subunit — protein sequence MFNTVLIANRGEIALRVIRTCRRLGIRTVAVYSDADAHAAHVKAADTAVHLGPAQASESYLRIDKVIAAARATGAQAIHPGYGFLSENADFSAACEEAGIVFLGPGAEAIRTMGDKITAKNAVSQRGVPLVPGTKAAAMSNEALVTEAADIGFPVLIKPSAGGGGKGMHSVFDPSELPAALDTARREAASSFGDDTLFLERLVATPRHIEVQVMADGHGNVIHLGERECSLQRRHQKVIEEAPSALLDEATRARIGQAACETAKSVGYVGAGTVEFIVGADRPDEFFFMEMNTRLQVEHPVTEEVTGIDLVELQLRVGAGEELALNQDDITMTGHSIEARIYAEDPSRGFLPTGGRALDVVFPAGEGIRVDAGLEAGQTIASDYDPMIAKLIVHAPDRAAAIARLDAALAASAVPGIVTNIDFLRTLIGLAEVVSGNLDTSLIDRLDEDQLAHTPSETDRQLAATAVLVTGGKAGTELTGAITAAHLPQNSTTASAWGQPSAWRTSRPDFRPTVALSSGGEVSEVEATSDDVTVDDGGLWHVSLDGVRHTARVFSDARDRSIWISSDRGVHTFTRSQADTSLTPGLDGAEVLAPMPGSVVEIRVESGDKVDQGDPIVVVEAMKMEHVLTAPAAGIVTVTAVQGVQVGLDEVLATVVDEAVADAGSADTDAEPNPSAAASAN from the coding sequence ATGTTCAACACAGTACTCATCGCCAACCGCGGCGAAATCGCCCTCCGTGTCATCCGCACCTGCCGCCGCCTCGGCATTCGCACCGTGGCCGTCTACTCCGACGCCGACGCCCATGCCGCCCACGTCAAGGCCGCAGACACTGCGGTGCACCTGGGACCGGCGCAGGCCTCCGAGTCCTACCTGCGCATCGACAAGGTCATCGCGGCAGCCCGTGCCACGGGAGCCCAGGCCATCCATCCCGGCTATGGCTTCCTGTCCGAGAACGCGGACTTCTCCGCCGCCTGCGAAGAGGCCGGTATCGTCTTCCTCGGGCCCGGCGCCGAGGCGATCCGGACCATGGGCGACAAGATCACGGCCAAGAACGCCGTCTCCCAGCGTGGGGTTCCCCTGGTGCCCGGCACCAAGGCCGCGGCCATGTCGAACGAAGCGCTGGTGACCGAGGCCGCCGACATCGGATTCCCCGTGCTCATCAAACCCTCCGCCGGCGGGGGCGGCAAGGGCATGCACTCCGTCTTCGACCCCTCCGAGCTGCCCGCAGCCTTGGACACTGCCCGGCGTGAGGCCGCGAGCTCCTTCGGTGACGACACTCTCTTCCTCGAACGCCTCGTCGCCACACCGCGACACATCGAGGTCCAGGTCATGGCCGACGGCCACGGCAACGTCATCCACCTCGGCGAACGCGAGTGCTCCCTGCAGCGTCGCCACCAGAAGGTCATCGAAGAAGCACCCTCGGCCCTCCTCGACGAGGCGACCCGGGCCCGGATCGGCCAGGCGGCCTGCGAGACCGCGAAGTCCGTGGGCTACGTCGGAGCAGGCACCGTCGAGTTCATCGTCGGCGCCGACCGTCCCGACGAGTTCTTCTTCATGGAGATGAACACCCGCCTGCAGGTCGAACACCCCGTGACCGAAGAGGTCACGGGCATCGACCTCGTCGAACTCCAGCTGCGCGTCGGTGCAGGTGAAGAGCTTGCCCTGAACCAAGACGACATCACGATGACCGGTCACTCGATCGAGGCACGCATCTACGCGGAGGACCCCTCTCGCGGATTCCTGCCCACCGGAGGCCGGGCACTCGACGTCGTCTTCCCCGCCGGCGAGGGGATCCGCGTCGACGCGGGCCTCGAAGCCGGACAGACGATCGCCTCGGACTACGACCCGATGATCGCCAAGCTCATCGTCCACGCCCCGGACCGTGCGGCCGCGATCGCCCGTCTCGACGCGGCACTGGCCGCCTCGGCGGTGCCCGGAATCGTGACGAACATCGACTTCCTGCGTACCCTCATCGGCCTCGCCGAGGTGGTCTCCGGCAACCTCGACACCTCACTCATCGACCGCCTCGACGAGGACCAGCTCGCACACACCCCGAGCGAGACCGATCGACAGCTCGCCGCGACGGCCGTGCTCGTCACCGGCGGCAAAGCCGGAACCGAACTGACCGGAGCAATCACGGCCGCCCATCTGCCGCAGAACTCCACGACCGCCTCGGCGTGGGGACAGCCCTCCGCCTGGCGGACCTCACGTCCGGACTTCCGTCCCACCGTTGCGCTGAGCTCAGGGGGAGAGGTCAGCGAGGTCGAGGCGACGAGCGACGACGTCACCGTCGATGACGGCGGCCTCTGGCATGTGAGCCTCGACGGCGTGCGGCACACCGCACGCGTGTTCTCCGACGCCCGCGATCGCAGCATCTGGATCAGCAGCGACCGCGGTGTCCACACCTTCACCCGCTCCCAGGCCGATACGTCGCTGACCCCGGGTCTCGACGGCGCCGAGGTGCTCGCCCCGATGCCCGGATCCGTCGTCGAGATCCGCGTCGAGTCCGGAGACAAGGTCGACCAGGGCGATCCGATCGTCGTCGTCGAAGCGATGAAGATGGAACACGTGCTCACCGCACCGGCGGCCGGAATCGTCACCGTCACCGCAGTCCAGGGCGTCCAGGTGGGACTCGACGAGGTGCTGGCCACCGTCGTCGACGAGGCCGTCGCGGACGCAGGCTCCGCCGACACGGACGCGGAACCCAACCCGTCGGCAGCAGCATCAGCCAACTGA
- a CDS encoding ArsR/SmtB family transcription factor: protein MNLSGLFGALADPTRRVMIDRLRAGDLSAGELAEPLTISRSAVSQHLKVLEDAGLITRVKSAQKRIVHLNTERLSAASDWLVAAREDWQQRFDNLDQVLAETRPVGDPTEPGENPSTHDSSTQGGGPS from the coding sequence ATGAACTTGAGCGGGCTGTTCGGCGCTCTGGCCGATCCGACTCGGAGGGTGATGATCGATCGCCTGCGAGCAGGTGACCTCAGCGCCGGAGAACTGGCCGAACCGCTGACCATCAGCAGGTCCGCGGTATCACAGCATCTCAAGGTGCTCGAGGACGCTGGGCTGATCACCAGAGTCAAGAGCGCACAGAAGCGGATCGTGCATCTCAACACCGAGCGACTGTCCGCCGCCAGCGACTGGCTTGTGGCAGCACGCGAGGACTGGCAGCAGCGATTCGACAACCTCGATCAGGTGCTGGCCGAGACACGGCCGGTGGGAGACCCGACCGAGCCCGGTGAGAACCCATCGACTCACGATTCATCGACTCAAGGAGGAGGACCATCATGA
- a CDS encoding acyl-CoA dehydrogenase family protein, whose amino-acid sequence MTAFVPGMLPEEYEDLRAGVAKFADEEVAPVSAELDAEHEFPYGLVAKMGEMGLFGLPFDEEYGGMGGDYFALCLAIEEIGRVNQSLAITLEAGVSLGAMPIYRFGTEEQKREWLPGLTDGSGLGAFGLTEPEAGSDAGGTKTRATLDDGTWTVNGSKCFITNSGTDITRLVTATAVTGTRTSGSGGEVPEISTIMIPTGTRGFTAEPAYDKVGWNSSDTHPLTFDDVQVPEANLLGERGRGYANFLRILDEGRIAVGALSVGAAQGCVDESVKYAKERRAFGQPISDFQGISFKIARMEARVVAARSAYYLAASRMLAGMPFKKEAAIAKMIAGEAAMDNARDATQIHGGYGFMNEYLVARHYRDSKILEVGEGTTEVQLMLIARELGI is encoded by the coding sequence ATGACAGCTTTCGTTCCGGGCATGCTGCCCGAAGAATACGAGGATCTGCGGGCCGGGGTCGCGAAGTTCGCCGACGAAGAGGTCGCACCCGTGTCCGCCGAACTCGACGCCGAGCACGAGTTCCCCTACGGGCTCGTTGCGAAGATGGGCGAGATGGGCCTGTTCGGTCTGCCCTTCGACGAAGAGTACGGCGGCATGGGCGGGGACTATTTCGCGCTGTGCCTGGCCATCGAGGAGATCGGGCGCGTCAACCAGTCGCTGGCCATCACCCTCGAGGCCGGAGTCTCCCTGGGTGCGATGCCGATCTACCGGTTCGGCACCGAGGAGCAGAAGCGCGAATGGCTGCCGGGGCTCACCGACGGATCCGGGCTGGGCGCCTTCGGGCTGACCGAACCCGAAGCCGGCTCCGACGCCGGGGGAACGAAGACCAGGGCCACTCTCGATGACGGCACGTGGACGGTCAACGGCAGCAAGTGCTTCATCACGAACTCCGGCACCGACATCACCCGCCTGGTCACGGCCACCGCGGTGACCGGAACCCGGACGTCTGGCTCGGGCGGTGAGGTCCCCGAGATCTCGACCATCATGATCCCCACCGGCACTCGAGGCTTCACCGCCGAGCCCGCCTATGACAAGGTCGGCTGGAACTCCTCGGACACGCACCCGCTGACCTTCGACGATGTGCAGGTGCCCGAGGCCAACCTGCTCGGCGAGCGGGGACGCGGCTACGCGAACTTCCTGCGCATCCTCGATGAGGGCCGCATCGCCGTCGGAGCGCTCTCGGTCGGTGCTGCGCAGGGCTGCGTGGACGAATCCGTGAAATATGCCAAGGAGCGTCGGGCCTTCGGACAGCCGATCTCGGACTTCCAGGGCATCTCCTTCAAGATCGCCCGGATGGAGGCCCGTGTAGTCGCGGCCCGCTCCGCGTACTACCTGGCCGCCTCGCGCATGCTCGCCGGGATGCCGTTCAAGAAGGAAGCCGCGATCGCGAAGATGATCGCCGGCGAGGCTGCGATGGACAATGCCCGCGATGCCACACAGATCCACGGCGGCTACGGCTTCATGAACGAATACCTCGTCGCCCGCCACTACCGCGACTCGAAGATCCTCGAGGTCGGGGAGGGGACGACCGAGGTCCAGCTCATGCTCATCGCCCGCGAACTCGGCATCTGA